The genomic region ATTAATCCTAAAATTATTATATATAATGGGGTATTTTCGTTTAAGAAAATGAACAAGGAAAGGCCGATAGTTGTGATACCCATTCCTATGGATGTAATTGTGCTGGTTTCAACTTTATCTGATACTCTCCCTGCAAAGGGGGATAAAACGGCTACAGATAGGGGTTGTAAAACCAGAATGATTCCTGCAGCATTGGGACTCAGCAGTTTTAGATATTGAAGATAAAGGCTTAACAGATAGGTCATTGCAGAAGTTCCAAGATTAATTATTAAAATTGAAATTATTGAAATAGTAAAAAATGTGTTTCTAAAGATAGAAATCCTTAAAAGAGGGTGTTTTAATCTATTTTCATATTTTATAAAGATCAGAGTTCCTAAAATACCTGCTAGTATTAGATATTTGCCTGTATTTCCATCTGGAAGTGTGGAGAATCCCTGCATCAATGTTGCCATTATGAAAATGAAAAGTACTGCTCCTATAAAATCGAAATTTTCTCCTTTACATCCTGCCCATTCTGATTTAAACTTCAATAAAATGATTGAAAGTATTAAAAGACCAAAAGGGACGTTGAATATAAAGATAATTCTCCATCCAAATTGTTGAATTAAAAATCCGCCCAGTATCAATCCGCTGAAAATTCCGGTGTAAACTGATGTAACATAAATTCCATATGCCCTTCCCCTTTCTTTTTCTTCAAAAACTGAAGAAATAAGAGCTATTCCTGTTCCAAAAATCATTGAACAGCCCATACCCTGTAAAAATACAAATATGATAAGTAAAATTGCAGAAGGGGTGACTGCAGCAAGAAATGAGGCAAATGTAAAAATTACAACCCCGTAGGTAAAAATCTTTTTTCTTCCATGTATGTCAGCTAATCTTCCAAAAGGGAGTATAAATGCAGCATTAGCTAAAATAAATATGGTTGGAATCCAACTTAATAAAATAGCATTTAAAGCAAAGTCTGTACCAATTGAGGGGATAGCGATATTTAATGAAGTTCCCATAAATGGTACAAGGAAAGAGCCAAGTGCCACAGTGATTAAAACTATGTTTTTAAGCCCATTATTTTTCATTTTGTAGTTCCAAATTAATTGATCATAATTTAAATCTATTTTCAGATTGAATTTAGAGTTCTAGCATTTAAATGAGATTATAATTTTTGTCATGCTCTATTTGTAATTTGTATAACAAATTAATTAATATATTCTATTTATTTAATGAGATACAAAAAATAGAAGTTTGTTAGGGTTAAAAATATAGTTAAAGATATAATATTTTGATTTACAAGACGTATCGCATTTTTTCTATTTTCTGTTCTTCTTAAATAGCTTAATATGGCAAGACTAAGTGGAATTATTGAGATAAGTGCAACAATTTTAAAATTTAAAATTGAGGGATACAAACTGGTACTTGATATACTAAAAAAAGACAATGTGGCTAATATTCCTGAAACCGCAATTATTTTAAAGCCAAATTTACGTCCTTTATATACAATCCAGGTAATTTTACCTCCAAGTTTATCCCCTTCCATGTCTGGAATTTGAACTGCACTTATGAACAACATCTGGTAAAGTAGAAGAGGCATTGAAAAAATAATAAAAGGCATGTCTATTGTTCCCATTAATGTTAAGTAGCCTATAGCAGGCATCACGAAACCTGCAGATATGGTTGCAAGTTCTCCCAGTTTATTGTAGGATAATCTAATTGGGGGAGCAGCGTAAAACAATCCTAAAAGGTTTGCAAACACCATAAACAAAAAGAACCATATAGAATAGGAAAATAATAACACAAATGCTGCGGCAATGATTAAAGATAAGCTTAAAAGCGCAGCTGAAAACCATTTTGAAAATTTCTTAAGTTCTGGATTTTTAACTAAAATTCCGCTTCCACCTGCAAATTGGCTGGGTTTACCATATTTATCTGCTTCTAAATCAAAATAATCGTTGCTGTAATGCATAGAAAGCTGTGCAGTAAATAAAATAGCATAACCCAGTAAAAACTTGTTTAAAGAAAATTCAGCGTTCAGTATAACTGCAAGGAATGCTCCAATACAAAAATACAGAAAGCTTCCCAGTAGAAAATGAAAACGCCCCAGTTTAACAATTTTAACTAGTTTATCATAATTTAAATTCATTATATGTCCCTCTAAATTACATAATTTAAGTTTATCAAACCTAATATTACTTTTTTACTATATTTGTAATAAATTAAATTTAAGGTCTTTGTTTGTGGGCATGTTTATTTCATAAATACTGGTAATTGGGATGTTTAAAACATCAATATCCTATATTAACAGCTTTTTACGCGTGTAATTGATGTTAAAAGAGAATTAATGATTATAATGAAGTTACTGATGACAACTTTATTTTTTAACTTGGCTTTTTTTTATTCATGGATAATAATTACAATGTATTTTAGGTAATTTAGTATTACTAAATTATAAATAGTTATGATCACATATTAGAAATAGAATAAATTTTGGAGGTAGATTTTTTATGGCAGAAATGGAAGGAGATATGAAGGAAATGACTGATGTCATTAAAACAACTATAGATGAACTTTTGAAAGTTTTAGCTACTGATAATGTGATAGGAGAAACAATGGAAATAGATGATAAAGTAATAATTCCAATAACTAAAGTAGGGTTGATGTTTGGGACTGGAGCTGGAATGGGCGGCATGCGCGATAATAAAGGAAAAGGAGCAGGTGCCGGTGGTGGAGCAGGAATAAGTCCTGTATCTGTAATAGTTGCATTTAAAGATATAAAAGGTCCAGAAGGTGTTCAAATATTATCTGTACATGGTATGGGGCCTCTAGCTAAAATGGCAACAGACGTAGGACACGGCATTAAAAAAATGGTGGAAGAAGAAGGCGGCCCTGAAGGAGTAATGAAAAAAGGAATGAAAATGGCCAAAAAAGGAAAAGAAGAAATGGGAGGTCAGGGTGAAGGAGAATCTAAAGGTGTAACACCTCGAGGCCCTGGTTCAGAACCTAGAATGTAATATTTTAAAAGAGAGTGGATCATAATTGGTAAACATCATTGCGGCCATCATAATTCTTATTATAGTGCTGATCATAATAGGGATTCTGGTGGTTCCTTTTCATATTTCTTTGGAATTATTCAGGCAAAATAAAATTAATCAGGGCTATTTAAAAATTAAGTGGTGGAAAATCAAGATTATAGACAGAGAACTTATAAAACCTAAAGAAGAAAAGAAAGAAAAAAAGCCTAAGCGTAAATTTGATTTTAAAAAACTTCTCGATGTACTTCCGGATATGCTTCCAAAAGTTATTCCTGATTTTATAGAATCTTTACCTTATTTTATGGATATAATGGAGTCTTCTTTAAGATCTATTTCTATAGAACGAATCACATTTAATCTTATTTTTGGATTGGGAGAAGCTGCAGATACGGCCCTAGTTGGGGGATTTCTCTATTCTATAGCTGCAATTTTAAATGTAATTCCGAATACATATTTTTCGGTAGAGCCTGATCTTAAAAATGACAGGTTAGAAGGCTCATTAAATATTAAAGTGAAATTAAGGCTACTTAGGATTGTT from Methanobacterium veterum harbors:
- a CDS encoding prenyltransferase; the protein is MNLNYDKLVKIVKLGRFHFLLGSFLYFCIGAFLAVILNAEFSLNKFLLGYAILFTAQLSMHYSNDYFDLEADKYGKPSQFAGGSGILVKNPELKKFSKWFSAALLSLSLIIAAAFVLLFSYSIWFFLFMVFANLLGLFYAAPPIRLSYNKLGELATISAGFVMPAIGYLTLMGTIDMPFIIFSMPLLLYQMLFISAVQIPDMEGDKLGGKITWIVYKGRKFGFKIIAVSGILATLSFFSISSTSLYPSILNFKIVALISIIPLSLAILSYLRRTENRKNAIRLVNQNIISLTIFLTLTNFYFLYLIK
- a CDS encoding MFS transporter; translation: MKNNGLKNIVLITVALGSFLVPFMGTSLNIAIPSIGTDFALNAILLSWIPTIFILANAAFILPFGRLADIHGRKKIFTYGVVIFTFASFLAAVTPSAILLIIFVFLQGMGCSMIFGTGIALISSVFEEKERGRAYGIYVTSVYTGIFSGLILGGFLIQQFGWRIIFIFNVPFGLLILSIILLKFKSEWAGCKGENFDFIGAVLFIFIMATLMQGFSTLPDGNTGKYLILAGILGTLIFIKYENRLKHPLLRISIFRNTFFTISIISILIINLGTSAMTYLLSLYLQYLKLLSPNAAGIILVLQPLSVAVLSPFAGRVSDKVETSTITSIGMGITTIGLSLFIFLNENTPLYIIILGLILVGTGLALFSSPATNASMSSVSKKTYGTASATVSTMVFTGQLLSMGVVLLIFAMYLGNVQITFQYYTTFLKSLNIAFLVYTAVCFVAIFALILMGKNKNSIG
- a CDS encoding GerW family sporulation protein codes for the protein MAEMEGDMKEMTDVIKTTIDELLKVLATDNVIGETMEIDDKVIIPITKVGLMFGTGAGMGGMRDNKGKGAGAGGGAGISPVSVIVAFKDIKGPEGVQILSVHGMGPLAKMATDVGHGIKKMVEEEGGPEGVMKKGMKMAKKGKEEMGGQGEGESKGVTPRGPGSEPRM
- a CDS encoding DUF2953 domain-containing protein — its product is MVNIIAAIIILIIVLIIIGILVVPFHISLELFRQNKINQGYLKIKWWKIKIIDRELIKPKEEKKEKKPKRKFDFKKLLDVLPDMLPKVIPDFIESLPYFMDIMESSLRSISIERITFNLIFGLGEAADTALVGGFLYSIAAILNVIPNTYFSVEPDLKNDRLEGSLNIKVKLRLLRIVATSLNVLTKRPVRSLIWELRKLRGVFI